One stretch of Nitrospirota bacterium DNA includes these proteins:
- a CDS encoding HAMP domain-containing histidine kinase — NKRRGRLGKKDVSILMIISALMSAAIVQARLYEEVKFAEVGRLLGDIGHDVGNLLTPVLCGVDLLGPQLEKFLDGLGEPETAETKQMRGLSRDVLGLLKTSARRIQDQVKQMADCIKGLSTAPQFRSCRVEALVEQAQLTLSLLAKESHIELRREGLERLPLILADERRLYLAFYNLINNAIPEVPPGGSITVRGAWEPKSRQVLVSVIDTGRGMSSDVQASLFSPRAISRKAGGTGLGTKIVKDVIEAHGGRITVESREGAGTSFHLCLPLKPPASSERKEPKPAPGMAG, encoded by the coding sequence CAACAAGCGCCGCGGACGGCTGGGCAAGAAGGACGTCTCCATTCTGATGATCATTTCCGCCTTGATGTCGGCGGCGATCGTGCAGGCGCGGCTCTACGAGGAAGTGAAGTTTGCGGAGGTGGGGCGATTGCTGGGCGACATCGGACATGACGTCGGCAACCTCCTGACCCCCGTGCTCTGCGGCGTGGACCTGCTGGGTCCCCAACTGGAGAAGTTCCTGGACGGCTTGGGAGAGCCCGAGACGGCCGAGACCAAGCAGATGCGCGGGTTGAGTCGGGATGTTCTGGGGCTATTGAAGACCAGCGCGCGGCGAATCCAGGACCAGGTCAAGCAGATGGCCGACTGTATCAAGGGCTTGAGCACGGCGCCGCAGTTCCGGTCGTGCCGGGTTGAAGCCCTCGTGGAACAGGCCCAGCTCACCTTGAGCCTCTTGGCCAAAGAAAGCCACATCGAGCTGCGCCGGGAAGGGTTGGAGAGGCTTCCGTTGATCCTGGCGGACGAGCGGCGGCTCTATCTGGCCTTTTACAACCTCATCAATAACGCGATTCCGGAAGTGCCGCCCGGCGGATCCATCACGGTTCGGGGGGCCTGGGAGCCGAAGAGCCGTCAAGTGCTGGTGTCGGTCATCGACACGGGGCGCGGGATGTCGTCCGATGTGCAGGCGAGCCTCTTTTCGCCGCGCGCGATCAGCCGTAAAGCGGGGGGCACGGGTCTGGGCACCAAGATCGTCAAGGACGTGATCGAGGCCCACGGCGGCCGGATTACGGTGGAGAGCCGGGAGGGGGCAGGCACTTCCTTCCACCTGTGCTTGCCGTTGAAGCCCCCTGCGTCGTCGGAGAGGAAAGAGCCCAAGCCGGCTCCGGGCATGGCGGGCTGA